One part of the Desulfovibrio aminophilus DSM 12254 genome encodes these proteins:
- a CDS encoding acetyl-CoA carboxylase — protein sequence MDTDKRLQELTERVRYAQDILGDKQNKKLMAFAQHLDEVMARAASISAEELRDQASALEQRLSALEESLDQQITPMDKVRIVRHPQHICLKDILENVYDNYTEIGGKGEVNIDPGMCIARAYITRRVGDRVTNHPVMVVGQEKGHGEEFRNGGSIKPWGNSKALKYMKVAARENIPIHAYVFTPGSYPIEDFPGAAQQIAENIYEMGGLPVPIVSVICEGGSGGAEAIGMADRRLMLSHGYYSVISPEGAAAIEGRLRGGQRASAELIERCAASQQITAEDNLRNGYIDGIVQEPPLGARPEHFEFFKRLRAEVIRATDEVALSVRGMRIFRLAAMRAGRNGSSVENIIVRWELSPRAKERLIWRRYRKYRRMAQRAFADNRSLLEKMASARIGFLASAHSAIRYDLFRKFRKKVGEWTEDVIDDVQVVTDKFRRFRKSTMEKLGVAGGHGGADALTSLSEPSACATGVENCVSYLSPKAKEDREISCPHADKRGCLDIWARDLYGEFGGACPNCGHHFPMEYQWYLANVFDPDSIHEFNKNIAAGNPTGFPGFEQRIKEAKEKNGMQSACMTFSAAIHGIQLTCAMLVANFRGGSVGAAEGEKFIRALSLARKRHQPFLAYVHGTAGIRIQEGLNGLIQMPRCTLAVRRYIEAGGLYIVLYDTNSYAGPVASFLGCSPYQFAVRSARIGFAGPGVIKETTGLDIPPNYHSAHSALSRGHIQDIWDRREIRKNLQQAFLTMGGRNLYYR from the coding sequence ATGGACACCGACAAACGCCTGCAGGAACTGACCGAGCGGGTGCGCTACGCCCAAGACATCCTGGGCGACAAACAGAACAAGAAGCTCATGGCCTTCGCCCAGCATCTGGACGAGGTCATGGCCCGCGCGGCCTCGATTTCGGCCGAGGAGCTCCGCGACCAGGCTTCCGCGCTGGAGCAACGGCTTTCCGCCTTGGAGGAGAGCCTCGACCAGCAAATCACGCCCATGGACAAGGTGCGCATCGTCCGCCATCCCCAGCACATCTGCCTCAAGGACATCCTGGAGAACGTCTACGACAACTACACCGAGATCGGCGGCAAGGGCGAGGTGAACATCGACCCGGGCATGTGCATCGCCCGAGCCTACATCACCCGCCGCGTCGGCGACCGGGTCACCAACCACCCGGTCATGGTGGTGGGCCAGGAGAAAGGCCACGGCGAGGAGTTCCGCAACGGCGGCTCCATCAAGCCCTGGGGCAATTCCAAGGCTCTCAAGTACATGAAGGTCGCTGCCCGGGAGAACATCCCCATCCATGCCTACGTCTTCACCCCCGGTTCCTACCCCATCGAGGACTTCCCCGGCGCGGCCCAGCAGATCGCGGAGAACATCTACGAGATGGGCGGGCTGCCCGTGCCCATCGTTTCGGTCATCTGCGAGGGCGGCTCCGGCGGGGCCGAGGCCATCGGCATGGCCGACAGACGTCTCATGCTCTCCCACGGCTACTACTCGGTGATCTCGCCGGAGGGCGCGGCGGCCATCGAAGGGCGCCTGCGCGGCGGTCAGCGCGCCTCGGCGGAACTCATCGAACGCTGCGCCGCGTCCCAGCAGATCACGGCCGAGGACAATCTGCGCAACGGCTACATCGACGGCATCGTGCAGGAACCGCCCCTGGGCGCGCGGCCCGAACACTTCGAATTCTTCAAGCGCCTGCGCGCCGAGGTCATCCGCGCCACCGACGAGGTGGCACTCTCCGTGCGCGGCATGCGCATCTTCCGCCTCGCGGCCATGCGCGCCGGGCGCAACGGCTCCAGCGTGGAAAACATCATCGTGCGCTGGGAGCTTTCCCCCCGGGCCAAGGAGCGGCTCATCTGGCGGCGCTACCGCAAGTATCGCCGCATGGCCCAGCGAGCCTTCGCCGACAACCGCAGCCTGCTGGAGAAGATGGCCTCCGCGCGCATCGGCTTCCTGGCCTCCGCGCACTCGGCCATCCGCTACGACCTGTTCCGCAAGTTCAGGAAGAAAGTCGGCGAATGGACCGAAGACGTGATCGACGACGTCCAAGTGGTCACGGACAAGTTCCGCCGTTTCCGCAAGTCCACCATGGAGAAGCTCGGCGTGGCCGGCGGCCACGGCGGAGCGGACGCCCTGACCAGCCTGTCAGAACCCTCGGCCTGCGCCACGGGCGTGGAGAACTGCGTCAGCTACCTCTCGCCCAAGGCCAAGGAGGATCGGGAAATCAGCTGCCCGCACGCGGACAAACGCGGCTGTCTGGACATCTGGGCCCGCGATCTCTACGGCGAGTTCGGCGGGGCCTGCCCCAACTGCGGGCACCACTTCCCCATGGAATACCAGTGGTACCTGGCCAACGTCTTCGACCCGGACTCCATCCACGAATTCAACAAGAACATCGCCGCGGGCAACCCCACCGGTTTCCCCGGCTTCGAGCAGCGCATAAAGGAGGCCAAGGAGAAGAACGGCATGCAGAGCGCCTGCATGACCTTCTCGGCGGCCATCCACGGCATCCAGCTCACCTGCGCCATGCTCGTGGCAAATTTTCGGGGGGGCTCCGTGGGCGCGGCCGAGGGCGAAAAGTTCATCCGCGCCCTGTCCCTGGCCCGCAAGCGGCACCAACCCTTCCTGGCCTACGTCCACGGCACGGCCGGAATCCGCATCCAGGAAGGCCTCAACGGCCTGATCCAAATGCCCCGCTGCACGCTGGCCGTGCGCCGCTACATCGAGGCGGGCGGCCTGTACATCGTGCTCTACGACACCAATTCCTACGCCGGTCCCGTGGCCAGCTTCCTGGGATGTTCGCCCTATCAGTTCGCAGTGCGCTCGGCGCGCATCGGCTTCGCCGGTCCCGGGGTCATCAAGGAGACCACGGGATTGGACATTCCGCCCAACTACCACAGTGCGCACAGCGCCCTGTCACGGGGGCACATCCAGGACATCTGGGACCGCCGCGAAATCCGCAAAAATCTCCAGCAGGCCTTCCTGACCATGGGCGGCCGCAACCTTTACTACCGCTAA
- a CDS encoding biotin carboxylase N-terminal domain-containing protein: protein MSRTTHKILIANRGEIAIRIMEACRTLGHEFVCVYTREDSDSGHVALARRWGGDKAAYRIHNYIDAGDILAVCDEAECTAVHPGYGFFSENFRFARRVTERTRSMLFIGPSWWVIRDLGDKINTKRLARGLGVPTIPGSDRAIYDEMEAEDIARQLFDFQERQGVGRPTVLVKASAGGGGMGIDEVHDMDRFRQTYRRIRNYAARTFNDEGVLIEQRIFNFNHLEVQVVSDRSGRTPVHFGTRNCSVQSPGLQKRIEVAPGFFPQGIQYSFDAEKVLDDITSHSLRMAREIRYDNVGTWEWIVTPKGEPFLMEVNTRIQVENGVSAAISRVRGQAGVNLIQEQIRIGLGDPLGYSQEDITFEGVSIEYRIIAEDTQNRFTPWAGRIERMDWNAKPWLSVHTHVPRGEVYQIPTEYDPNLALAILWGEDLEQAKTRGLEILESFRLEGTDGTGSTMKSNLDFLKTKTGRLLEF, encoded by the coding sequence GTGAGCCGAACCACGCATAAAATTCTCATCGCCAACCGAGGCGAGATCGCCATCCGTATCATGGAAGCCTGCCGCACGCTGGGGCACGAGTTCGTCTGCGTGTATACGCGCGAAGACTCCGACTCCGGCCATGTGGCCCTGGCCCGCCGATGGGGAGGCGACAAGGCGGCCTACCGCATCCACAACTACATCGACGCCGGGGACATCCTGGCCGTGTGCGACGAGGCCGAGTGCACCGCCGTACATCCCGGCTACGGATTCTTCTCGGAGAACTTCCGCTTCGCCCGACGCGTCACGGAGCGGACCCGCTCGATGCTCTTCATCGGACCATCCTGGTGGGTCATCCGCGACCTGGGCGACAAGATCAACACCAAGCGCTTGGCGCGCGGCCTCGGCGTGCCGACCATCCCGGGCTCCGACCGGGCCATCTATGACGAGATGGAGGCCGAGGACATCGCCCGCCAACTCTTCGACTTCCAGGAGCGCCAGGGCGTGGGCCGTCCCACTGTGCTCGTCAAGGCCTCGGCGGGCGGCGGCGGCATGGGCATCGACGAGGTCCATGACATGGACCGTTTCCGCCAGACCTACCGCCGCATCCGCAATTACGCCGCGCGCACCTTCAATGACGAGGGCGTGCTCATCGAACAGCGCATCTTCAACTTCAACCACCTGGAAGTGCAGGTGGTCTCGGACCGCTCGGGCCGCACCCCCGTGCACTTCGGCACCCGCAACTGCTCGGTGCAGAGCCCGGGATTGCAGAAACGCATCGAGGTGGCGCCCGGCTTCTTCCCCCAGGGCATCCAGTATTCCTTCGACGCCGAGAAGGTACTGGACGACATCACCTCCCACTCCCTGCGCATGGCCCGTGAGATCCGCTACGACAACGTGGGCACCTGGGAATGGATCGTGACCCCCAAAGGCGAACCCTTCCTGATGGAAGTGAATACTCGCATCCAGGTGGAGAACGGCGTCTCGGCGGCCATCTCCCGCGTCCGCGGGCAGGCAGGGGTGAACCTCATCCAGGAGCAGATCCGCATCGGCCTGGGCGACCCCTTGGGCTACAGCCAGGAGGACATCACCTTCGAGGGGGTGTCCATCGAGTACCGGATCATCGCCGAGGACACGCAGAACCGCTTCACCCCCTGGGCCGGCCGCATCGAGCGCATGGACTGGAACGCCAAGCCGTGGCTTTCGGTGCATACCCATGTGCCGCGCGGCGAAGTCTATCAGATCCCCACGGAGTATGACCCCAACCTGGCCCTGGCCATTCTCTGGGGCGAGGATCTGGAGCAGGCCAAGACCCGTGGCCTGGAGATCCTGGAATCCTTCCGGCTGGAGGGAACGGACGGCACGGGCTCGACCATGAAATCGAACCTCGACTTCCTCAAGACCAAGACCGGGCGACTGCTCGAATTCTAA
- a CDS encoding metallophosphoesterase family protein, with translation MRPAALFRSLFAFLLLLFLTATPSLALRFVVISDTQGLSTEQVINGKVLREVQSRILELSPKPSFVVVTGDLAIVAGEPDGRTHFAEWIRTMRPLAEAGIAVWPLVGNHDLYVNGVFGMQHRWLQDAFVSSFPDVPRNGPEDYEGLAYSFEDHDSGSFFAMLDTYHIPKSMDSIVYTRRGHLRDEQLNWLDEKLVETKAKHRFVFGHNPVFSPLDPQQTCAGNWCDLWQIMSRGGVRVYFCGHDHLYSRKVVEAGTHPSAESGMLQVITPTAGGKPTKLDKLMLDDSWHLWSGHGFVLVDVVGDTITVTAWGRGAHGWEQIDGFDIKSY, from the coding sequence ATGCGCCCGGCCGCCCTGTTCCGATCGCTGTTCGCGTTCCTGCTGCTCCTGTTCCTGACGGCGACCCCGTCTTTGGCACTGCGTTTCGTGGTCATATCCGACACTCAGGGCCTGTCCACGGAACAGGTGATCAACGGGAAGGTGCTGCGGGAAGTCCAGAGCCGCATCCTGGAGCTTTCCCCCAAACCGTCCTTCGTGGTGGTCACCGGTGATCTGGCCATCGTGGCCGGGGAGCCTGACGGCAGAACGCATTTCGCCGAGTGGATCCGGACCATGCGTCCCTTGGCCGAGGCCGGGATCGCGGTCTGGCCGCTGGTCGGCAACCACGACCTTTACGTCAACGGTGTGTTCGGCATGCAGCATCGTTGGTTGCAGGACGCCTTCGTCTCATCCTTTCCGGATGTGCCCCGGAATGGTCCCGAAGATTACGAGGGGCTGGCCTATTCGTTTGAAGATCACGACTCCGGTTCGTTCTTCGCCATGCTGGATACCTACCATATCCCCAAGAGCATGGATTCCATCGTTTACACCCGGCGTGGGCATCTGCGCGACGAGCAGCTGAACTGGCTGGACGAGAAGCTGGTCGAAACCAAGGCCAAGCACCGCTTCGTCTTCGGCCACAACCCGGTGTTTTCGCCGCTGGATCCCCAGCAGACCTGCGCCGGAAACTGGTGCGACCTGTGGCAGATCATGAGTCGGGGTGGCGTTCGCGTCTATTTTTGCGGCCATGACCATCTCTATTCCCGCAAGGTCGTCGAAGCCGGCACCCACCCGTCCGCCGAGTCCGGCATGTTGCAGGTCATCACGCCCACGGCCGGAGGCAAGCCCACCAAGCTCGACAAGCTGATGTTGGACGACTCCTGGCATCTCTGGAGCGGCCACGGCTTTGTATTGGTGGACGTGGTCGGCGATACGATCACGGTCACGGCCTGGGGGCGCGGCGCCCACGGCTGGGAGCAGATCGACGGATTCGACATCAAGTCGTATTGA
- a CDS encoding tetratricopeptide repeat protein, producing the protein MAIYALLLLVAASSAIWVYPRLRPGPVALHRAERLLASGGSSAVLPLLREAGQARGLSLEERLRVAAALRDAGDYAEAEPLYRRLLGTRVDGEARFRLAETLAWTGRFLEAADLCREMLTRDPSDRRARLLLARVLSWDGRLEESIVQYRALLGESP; encoded by the coding sequence ATGGCCATATATGCCCTGCTGCTCCTGGTGGCAGCGAGTTCGGCGATCTGGGTCTATCCTCGGCTTCGTCCAGGACCGGTGGCGCTGCATCGGGCGGAACGTCTGCTGGCGAGTGGAGGATCTTCAGCGGTCTTGCCCCTTCTCCGGGAGGCCGGGCAGGCCCGCGGTTTGTCTCTTGAAGAGCGGTTGAGGGTCGCCGCCGCGTTGCGTGACGCGGGCGATTACGCCGAAGCTGAACCCCTGTACCGGAGGCTTCTGGGCACTCGGGTGGATGGGGAGGCCCGTTTTCGTCTGGCCGAGACCTTGGCCTGGACAGGACGGTTTCTGGAGGCTGCGGACCTTTGTAGGGAGATGCTCACGCGCGATCCGTCCGATCGGCGTGCGCGCCTGCTCCTGGCTCGCGTTTTGTCCTGGGACGGCCGCCTGGAGGAATCCATCGTCCAGTATCGTGCTTTGTTGGGGGAATCGCCGTGA
- a CDS encoding tetratricopeptide repeat protein translates to MIRIFLLLLVALLAMPCPASAQDPGRVAPAVGQEVQDWRARLEMARLLGYSKRYDEALGEYRKVLVEQPDSREARIGMAQVLFWTGRNVEASEAIKGLDENGLTAEERLLWADLAVTRKDWAGAGRLYRAYLVDHPGDQAVRFRLAEVLSWDGRFKDSIKEYESLLAAAPGDRQIRRKYAQVLEWAGRRDDAIREYQKSLAD, encoded by the coding sequence GTGATCAGAATTTTTCTGCTCTTGCTCGTCGCGCTGCTGGCCATGCCCTGTCCTGCGTCGGCCCAGGATCCGGGCCGGGTGGCTCCAGCTGTGGGGCAGGAGGTCCAGGACTGGCGGGCCCGGTTGGAAATGGCCCGGTTGCTGGGCTATTCCAAGCGGTATGATGAGGCCTTGGGCGAATATCGCAAGGTGCTTGTCGAACAGCCGGACTCCCGCGAGGCCCGCATTGGCATGGCCCAGGTACTCTTTTGGACGGGGCGCAACGTCGAGGCTTCCGAGGCGATCAAAGGTCTGGACGAGAACGGCTTGACCGCCGAGGAGCGCCTGCTCTGGGCGGATCTGGCGGTGACCCGGAAGGATTGGGCTGGAGCCGGGCGGCTCTATCGGGCCTATCTGGTCGATCATCCCGGGGACCAGGCGGTGCGCTTCCGGTTGGCCGAAGTGCTCTCCTGGGACGGCAGGTTCAAGGACTCCATCAAGGAATACGAAAGCCTTCTGGCTGCGGCGCCCGGCGACAGGCAGATCCGCAGGAAATATGCCCAGGTCCTGGAATGGGCGGGCAGGCGGGACGATGCCATCAGGGAATACCAGAAAAGTCTCGCGGACTAG